The following are encoded together in the Bacillus cereus group sp. RP43 genome:
- a CDS encoding TIGR00282 family metallophosphoesterase: MRILFVGDVVGSPGRDMIQQYVPALKKKYTPTVTIINGENAAGGRGITEKIYRNFLECGAQAVTLGNHAWDNREVFEFIDDAKYLARPANFPEGAPGKGLIFVNCNGTEVAVINLQGRTFLPPIDCPFRKADELISIAKKRTNIIFIDFHAETTSEKQALGWYVDGRATAVVGTHTHVPTADNRILPSGTAYITDVGMTGPYDGILGMDREAVLKKFLTNLPVRFEVTNGRTQLSAVLIDVDPNTGKAKKIERILINDDQPFFD, translated from the coding sequence ATGAGAATATTATTTGTTGGGGATGTAGTAGGATCTCCTGGTAGAGACATGATTCAACAGTACGTACCGGCATTAAAGAAAAAATATACACCCACAGTAACAATTATTAATGGAGAAAATGCTGCGGGTGGACGTGGAATTACGGAAAAAATATATCGAAACTTTTTAGAGTGCGGGGCACAAGCGGTTACACTTGGAAACCATGCTTGGGATAACCGTGAAGTATTTGAATTTATCGATGATGCAAAATATCTTGCAAGACCAGCTAACTTCCCAGAAGGAGCGCCGGGAAAAGGGCTTATCTTTGTAAATTGTAATGGAACAGAAGTTGCAGTTATTAACTTACAAGGACGTACTTTCCTTCCTCCGATTGATTGTCCATTCCGTAAAGCGGATGAGTTAATCAGCATTGCAAAAAAACGTACAAACATTATTTTTATTGATTTTCATGCTGAAACAACAAGTGAGAAGCAGGCGTTAGGTTGGTACGTAGACGGTCGCGCTACAGCGGTAGTAGGTACACATACACACGTTCCTACAGCTGATAATCGTATTTTACCAAGCGGAACAGCTTATATTACAGATGTTGGTATGACAGGCCCATATGATGGGATTTTAGGTATGGATCGCGAAGCGGTATTGAAGAAGTTTTTAACGAACTTACCAGTACGTTTTGAAGTGACGAATGGTAGAACGCAATTAAGTGCAGTGTTAATTGATGTGGATCCTAATACAGGGAAAGCGAAGAAAATTGAGCGCATTTTAATTAATGATGACCAACCGTTTTTTGACTGA
- the spoVS gene encoding stage V sporulation protein SpoVS: MEILKVKATSVPNSVAGALAGVIRERGTAEIQAIGAGALNQAVKAVAIARGFVAPSGLDLICIPAFTDIMIDGEERTAIKLIVEPR; the protein is encoded by the coding sequence ATGGAAATATTAAAAGTTAAAGCAACGTCGGTCCCTAATTCTGTAGCTGGTGCACTTGCAGGTGTTATTCGCGAACGCGGAACAGCAGAAATTCAAGCTATTGGTGCAGGTGCATTGAACCAAGCGGTAAAGGCAGTAGCAATTGCAAGAGGATTTGTAGCGCCTAGCGGTTTGGACTTGATTTGTATCCCAGCGTTTACAGATATTATGATTGATGGTGAAGAGCGTACAGCGATAAAATTAATTGTAGAACCTCGTTAA
- a CDS encoding membrane dipeptidase — translation MKIFDAHCDVLFQLWSAKGKKDFQNDSQLHITFEQLKKRKGSIQCFAIYVPETVAYEKRFEVALQMIDIFHNEILSLPGMKFIQTKNDINMLKQDEIGALLTLEGCEAIGKEAMKLRLFYRLGVRSFGLTWNYANLLADGALEARGAGLTAFGRQVVQELNTLHLWIDVSHLNERSFWDVIEIAKKPIASHSNCYQLCGHPRNLTDEQIRALIKKNSIIGITFVPQFLTNERQANIADILRHVEYICSLGGEKNIGFGSDFDGILETVVGVEAYRDYENIINQLCKKYSESTVERFLYKNFVDCITF, via the coding sequence ATGAAAATTTTTGATGCTCATTGCGATGTGCTCTTTCAGTTATGGAGTGCAAAGGGAAAAAAAGACTTTCAAAACGATTCACAATTACATATTACATTTGAACAATTAAAGAAAAGAAAAGGAAGTATACAATGCTTTGCTATATATGTACCAGAAACAGTAGCGTATGAAAAGCGTTTTGAAGTTGCGCTGCAAATGATAGATATTTTTCATAATGAAATTCTATCGCTACCAGGAATGAAGTTTATTCAGACAAAAAACGATATTAACATGCTAAAACAGGACGAGATTGGAGCATTATTAACATTAGAAGGATGCGAAGCAATTGGAAAAGAAGCGATGAAATTACGTTTGTTTTATCGCTTAGGTGTACGTTCTTTTGGATTGACATGGAACTATGCCAATCTGTTAGCTGATGGAGCGCTAGAGGCACGTGGAGCAGGTTTAACTGCATTTGGTAGACAAGTTGTACAAGAACTTAATACGTTACATTTATGGATCGATGTGTCTCACTTAAATGAAAGAAGCTTTTGGGATGTTATTGAAATTGCTAAAAAACCAATTGCATCTCACTCAAACTGTTATCAACTTTGTGGGCATCCACGCAATTTAACAGATGAACAAATAAGAGCTCTTATAAAGAAAAATAGCATTATTGGTATTACTTTCGTACCGCAGTTTTTAACGAATGAAAGACAAGCGAATATAGCAGATATATTAAGGCATGTGGAATATATTTGTTCATTAGGTGGAGAAAAAAATATAGGATTCGGTTCTGATTTTGATGGGATTTTAGAAACTGTTGTAGGTGTAGAAGCATATAGGGATTATGAAAATATAATTAATCAACTGTGTAAAAAGTATAGTGAATCAACTGTAGAGCGATTTTTGTATAAAAATTTTGTTGACTGTATAACGTTCTAA
- a CDS encoding 2-oxoacid:acceptor oxidoreductase subunit alpha: MISQLSWKVGGQQGEGIESTGEIFCIALNRLGYYLYGYRHFSSRIKGGHTNNKIRVSTTEVRAISDDLDILIAFDQETIDFNFHELRPGGIVVADAKFNPTIPDNTDVNLYVIPFTDIASELGTSLMKNMVAVGASSAVLGLDETAYLEVVEEIFGRKGEQVVQKNMEAIKRGSQYMKELLGEKVNMMQLEKADGKKRMFMIGNDAIAFGAVAGGARFMSAYPITPASEIMEYLIKKLPKVGGTVIQTEDEIAACTMAIGANYAGVRTLTASAGPGLSLMMEAIGLAGITETPLVIIDTQRGGPSTGLPTKQEQSDLMAMIYGTHGEIPKIVMAPSTVEEAFYDIVEAFNLAEEYQVPVIFLTDLQLSLGKQTVEPLKLDKVEIRRGKLDLEVELPERENKAYFKRYEVTEDGISPRVLPGMKNGIHHVTGVEHDETGKPSESALNRKDQMDKRFRKMANLQFNTPIYKNAKHDDADVLLVGFNSTRGAIEEAMQRLEQEGMKVNHAHVRLIHPFPTAEIDPLVKKAKRVVVVENNATGQLANIMKMNLGNGEKISSLLKYDGNPFLPKEIYNECKKGVVLNGNI, from the coding sequence ATGATTAGTCAACTTTCATGGAAAGTTGGAGGCCAACAAGGTGAAGGAATTGAAAGTACAGGAGAAATCTTCTGTATTGCATTAAACCGATTAGGATATTACCTATACGGTTACCGCCACTTCTCATCACGTATTAAAGGCGGCCATACAAATAATAAAATTCGTGTAAGTACAACAGAAGTACGTGCGATCTCAGATGATTTAGATATTTTAATTGCTTTTGATCAAGAAACAATTGATTTTAACTTCCACGAACTACGTCCGGGCGGAATTGTAGTTGCGGATGCGAAATTTAATCCGACAATACCTGATAATACAGATGTAAATCTATATGTGATACCGTTTACAGATATCGCTTCAGAATTAGGCACATCTTTAATGAAAAACATGGTTGCTGTTGGAGCATCTAGTGCGGTATTAGGATTAGACGAAACAGCTTATTTAGAGGTTGTTGAAGAAATCTTTGGTCGTAAAGGAGAGCAAGTCGTTCAAAAGAATATGGAAGCAATTAAACGCGGCTCTCAATACATGAAAGAATTGCTTGGTGAGAAAGTAAACATGATGCAGCTTGAAAAAGCTGACGGTAAGAAACGCATGTTTATGATTGGAAACGACGCAATCGCATTTGGTGCGGTGGCTGGTGGTGCTCGCTTTATGTCTGCATATCCAATCACACCTGCATCTGAAATTATGGAATATTTAATTAAAAAGTTACCGAAAGTCGGCGGAACAGTAATCCAAACTGAGGATGAAATCGCAGCTTGTACAATGGCGATCGGTGCAAACTACGCTGGTGTTCGTACATTAACAGCATCTGCTGGTCCTGGTCTTTCTTTAATGATGGAAGCAATTGGTTTAGCAGGTATTACTGAAACACCGCTAGTTATCATTGATACACAACGTGGTGGTCCAAGTACGGGCTTACCAACAAAACAAGAGCAGTCTGACTTAATGGCTATGATTTACGGAACGCATGGTGAGATTCCAAAAATCGTAATGGCGCCAAGTACAGTTGAAGAAGCTTTCTATGATATTGTAGAAGCGTTTAACTTAGCAGAAGAATATCAAGTGCCTGTTATTTTCTTAACAGATTTACAGCTTTCTTTAGGAAAGCAAACAGTAGAACCACTTAAGTTAGATAAAGTGGAAATTCGTCGTGGTAAGCTTGATTTAGAAGTAGAATTACCAGAACGTGAAAATAAAGCATACTTCAAGCGTTATGAAGTAACAGAAGATGGAATTTCACCACGTGTTTTACCTGGTATGAAAAATGGTATTCACCATGTTACAGGTGTAGAACATGATGAAACGGGTAAACCATCTGAATCAGCGTTAAATCGTAAAGATCAAATGGACAAACGTTTCCGTAAAATGGCGAACTTGCAGTTTAATACCCCTATTTACAAAAATGCTAAGCATGATGACGCAGACGTATTGTTAGTTGGTTTTAACTCAACTCGTGGTGCGATCGAAGAGGCAATGCAGCGTTTGGAACAAGAAGGAATGAAAGTCAACCATGCCCATGTACGTTTAATTCATCCGTTCCCAACAGCTGAAATCGATCCACTTGTGAAAAAAGCGAAGCGTGTTGTAGTAGTAGAAAACAATGCAACTGGTCAGCTTGCTAACATTATGAAAATGAATCTTGGCAATGGTGAGAAAATTTCTAGTCTTTTAAAATACGATGGAAATCCATTCTTGCCGAAAGAGATTTACAACGAATGTAAAAAAGGGGTTGTATTAAATGGCAACATTTAA
- a CDS encoding 2-oxoacid:ferredoxin oxidoreductase subunit beta, with the protein MATFKDFRNSVKPNWCPGCGDFSVQAAIQRAAANVGLNPDELAVISGIGCSGRISGYINSYGLHSIHGRALPIAQGVKMANRDLTVIASGGDGDGFAIGMGHTIHSIRRNIDITYIVMDNQIYGLTKGQTSPRSEAGFKTKSTPQGSIEPSLNVMEMALTAGATFVAQSFSSDLKELTQIIEAGINHKGFSLINVFSPCVTYNKVNTYDWFKENLTKLSTVEGYDPSNRMMAMQTLMEKNGLVTGLIYQNTKQPSYQELVKDYSEKPLVQADLNMDQKMFDELVAEFM; encoded by the coding sequence ATGGCAACATTTAAGGACTTTCGTAACAGTGTAAAACCAAACTGGTGCCCAGGTTGCGGAGACTTCTCGGTGCAGGCTGCGATTCAGCGTGCGGCAGCTAACGTTGGTTTAAATCCAGATGAGCTAGCTGTTATTTCTGGTATCGGCTGTTCCGGTCGTATTTCAGGGTATATTAATTCATATGGTTTGCATAGTATTCACGGACGTGCTCTTCCGATTGCACAAGGTGTGAAAATGGCAAATCGTGATTTAACAGTTATTGCATCCGGTGGTGACGGTGATGGTTTTGCGATTGGTATGGGACATACAATCCATTCTATTCGTCGTAACATTGATATTACGTACATCGTAATGGATAACCAAATTTACGGATTAACAAAAGGTCAAACTTCACCACGTAGTGAAGCTGGATTTAAAACGAAAAGTACACCACAAGGTTCAATTGAACCATCACTAAATGTTATGGAAATGGCTTTAACAGCTGGTGCGACATTTGTGGCGCAAAGCTTTTCAAGTGATTTAAAAGAATTAACGCAAATTATTGAAGCTGGTATTAACCATAAAGGCTTTTCATTAATTAATGTATTTAGTCCATGTGTTACTTATAATAAAGTAAATACTTATGATTGGTTTAAAGAGAATTTAACGAAACTAAGTACAGTAGAAGGATATGATCCATCTAACCGCATGATGGCTATGCAAACATTAATGGAAAAGAACGGGTTAGTAACAGGTTTAATTTATCAAAATACAAAGCAGCCTTCTTACCAAGAGCTTGTAAAAGACTATAGTGAAAAGCCTTTAGTGCAAGCTGATTTGAATATGGATCAGAAAATGTTTGATGAGCTTGTTGCTGAATTTATGTAA
- the miaB gene encoding tRNA (N6-isopentenyl adenosine(37)-C2)-methylthiotransferase MiaB, translated as MNEQQRLASRQANSSTKKEEKDYSKYFESVYQPPSLKLAKKRGKEEVKIERDFGLPEEFRNFGAGRKFYIRTYGCQMNEHDTEVMAGIFTTLGYEPTFSTEEADVILLNTCAIRENAENKVFGELGHLKSLKRRNPDLLIGVCGCMSQEESVVNKIMQKNQHVDMVFGTHNIHRLPYILKDAMFSKETVVEVWSKEGDVIENLPKVRRGDIKAWVNIMYGCDKFCTYCIVPYTRGKERSRRPEDIIKEIRHLAANGYREITLLGQNVNAYGKDFEDIQYGLGDLMDELRKIDIARIRFTTSHPRDFDDHLIDVLGKGGNLVEHIHLPVQSGSTDMLKIMARKYSREHYLELVRKIKETIPNAVLTTDIIVGFPNETDEQFEETMSLYREVGFDTAFTFIYSPREGTPAAKMQDNVPMEVKKERLQRLNTLVNEYAVNKNKCYIGQIVEVLVDGESKNNPEVLAGYTRTNKLVNFVASKSLIGQLVKVKVTEAKTWSLNGELVKEPIEVK; from the coding sequence ATGAACGAGCAACAACGATTAGCAAGTCGACAAGCAAATTCCTCTACGAAAAAAGAAGAGAAAGATTATAGTAAATACTTTGAAAGTGTATACCAACCACCTTCCTTGAAATTGGCGAAAAAGCGTGGGAAAGAAGAAGTTAAAATTGAACGAGATTTTGGCTTACCTGAAGAGTTCCGTAATTTTGGCGCAGGAAGAAAGTTTTACATTCGTACATATGGCTGTCAAATGAATGAGCATGATACAGAAGTAATGGCTGGGATTTTTACAACACTTGGATATGAGCCAACTTTTTCAACTGAAGAGGCAGATGTGATTTTATTAAACACTTGTGCAATTCGTGAAAACGCTGAAAATAAAGTGTTCGGTGAACTTGGTCATTTAAAATCATTAAAGCGAAGAAATCCGGATCTTTTAATTGGTGTATGTGGTTGTATGTCTCAAGAGGAATCTGTTGTAAATAAAATTATGCAAAAAAATCAGCATGTAGATATGGTGTTCGGTACACATAATATTCATAGATTACCGTATATCTTAAAGGACGCAATGTTCTCAAAAGAGACGGTAGTTGAAGTTTGGTCAAAAGAAGGGGATGTAATTGAAAACCTTCCGAAAGTACGTCGTGGTGATATTAAAGCTTGGGTAAATATTATGTATGGCTGTGATAAGTTCTGTACATATTGTATTGTACCGTATACACGCGGAAAAGAGCGTAGCAGACGTCCAGAAGATATTATTAAAGAAATTCGCCATTTAGCTGCGAACGGTTATAGAGAAATTACGTTACTTGGTCAAAACGTAAACGCATACGGTAAAGACTTTGAAGATATACAATATGGTCTTGGCGATTTAATGGATGAACTTCGTAAAATCGATATCGCACGTATTCGTTTTACAACAAGTCATCCACGTGATTTTGATGATCATTTAATTGATGTTCTTGGAAAAGGTGGTAACCTAGTAGAACATATCCACTTACCAGTTCAATCTGGTAGTACAGATATGCTTAAAATTATGGCACGTAAATATTCGCGAGAACACTATTTAGAGCTTGTACGAAAAATTAAAGAAACAATTCCAAATGCAGTACTAACGACTGATATTATCGTTGGTTTCCCAAATGAAACGGACGAACAGTTTGAAGAGACGATGTCGTTATATCGTGAAGTAGGATTTGATACGGCATTTACATTTATTTATTCTCCGCGTGAAGGTACACCAGCTGCAAAAATGCAAGATAATGTTCCAATGGAAGTGAAGAAAGAGCGATTACAACGCTTAAATACACTAGTGAATGAATATGCAGTTAATAAAAACAAGTGTTATATAGGACAAATTGTAGAAGTATTAGTTGATGGAGAAAGTAAGAATAACCCTGAAGTACTTGCGGGATACACGCGTACGAATAAACTTGTAAACTTTGTTGCTTCAAAATCTTTAATTGGTCAGCTTGTGAAAGTAAAAGTAACGGAAGCAAAAACTTGGTCTCTTAACGGGGAATTGGTTAAGGAACCGATTGAGGTGAAATAA
- a CDS encoding RicAFT regulatory complex protein RicA family protein, which yields MKVYTKDEIVEQAKELAKMISETEEVDFFKRAEAQIHKNENVKRAIDEIKALQKQAVNLQHYGKWEALKKVEAEIDALQDKLDNIPVVQEFKSSQTYVNDLLQLVASTISNNVTDEILVSTGGDVLKGETGAAVEGKKGNCGC from the coding sequence ATGAAAGTATATACGAAAGATGAAATTGTTGAGCAAGCGAAAGAATTAGCGAAAATGATCTCTGAAACAGAAGAAGTCGATTTCTTTAAGCGAGCAGAAGCACAAATTCATAAAAATGAAAATGTAAAGCGAGCAATTGATGAAATAAAAGCTTTGCAAAAACAAGCAGTAAACTTGCAACATTATGGGAAATGGGAAGCTTTGAAAAAAGTAGAAGCTGAAATTGATGCACTTCAAGATAAGTTAGATAATATCCCAGTTGTACAGGAGTTTAAATCTTCACAAACGTATGTAAATGACTTACTACAGCTAGTTGCTAGTACCATTTCTAACAATGTAACAGATGAAATATTAGTTTCAACTGGCGGCGATGTATTGAAGGGTGAAACTGGTGCAGCAGTAGAGGGTAAAAAAGGAAATTGTGGTTGTTAA
- the cotE gene encoding outer spore coat protein CotE: protein MSEFREIITKAVVGKGRKYTKSTHTCESNNEPTSILGCWVINHSYEARKNGKHVEIEGFYDVNTWYSFDGNTKTEVVTERVNYTDEVSIGYRDKNFSGDDLEIIARVIQPPNCLEALVSPNGNKIVVTVEREFVTEVVGETKICVSVNPEGCVESDEDFQVDDDEFEELDPNFIVDAEEE, encoded by the coding sequence ATGTCCGAATTTAGAGAGATTATTACAAAAGCAGTGGTTGGAAAAGGACGTAAGTATACAAAGTCAACGCATACATGTGAATCGAATAATGAGCCAACAAGTATTTTAGGGTGCTGGGTAATTAACCATTCGTACGAAGCGAGAAAGAATGGGAAACATGTGGAAATTGAAGGTTTCTATGATGTAAACACTTGGTATTCATTTGATGGAAACACAAAGACTGAAGTTGTAACAGAACGTGTTAACTACACTGATGAAGTAAGCATTGGGTATCGTGATAAAAACTTCTCTGGTGACGATTTAGAAATTATCGCTCGTGTAATTCAGCCGCCAAATTGTTTAGAAGCTCTTGTATCACCAAATGGTAATAAAATTGTTGTGACGGTAGAACGTGAATTTGTAACAGAAGTAGTTGGGGAAACGAAAATTTGTGTAAGTGTAAACCCTGAAGGTTGCGTAGAATCAGACGAGGATTTCCAAGTCGATGATGATGAGTTTGAAGAATTAGATCCGAACTTTATCGTCGATGCAGAAGAAGAGTAA
- the mutS gene encoding DNA mismatch repair protein MutS yields the protein MTQYTPMIQQYLKVKADYQDAFLFFRLGDFYEMFFEDAVKAAHELEITLTSRDGGSSERIPMCGVPHHAAKNYIEQLVEKGYKVAVCEQVEDPKTAKGVVRREVVQLITPGTMMEGRTIDEKENNFLAALTHFEDGSYALACNDLTTGQNTVTLLTGSVEDILLEVYATGSKEIVVDSTFSKDELNKLTETLKMTISYEDATAIPEGLEHLVKNVSQAKLIKAIGRLFNYVIRTQKRSLDHLQPVEIYYTNQFMKIDVHSKRNLELTETLRTKEKTGSLLWLLDKTKTAMGGRMLKQWMERPLIQKEKVEERLEMVETFVNDYFLREDLKEKLKEVYDLERLAGKVAFGNVNARDLLQLRRSLLQVPAILEAISLLDNAYAARLIQGADPCETLTELLGRSIQENPPLSIKDGDIIKDGYNDKLDQYRYVSKNGKTWIAELEKRERDITGVKSLKIGYNRIFGYYIEVTKANLAALPEGRYERKQTLANAERFITDELKEKETLILEAEEKIVQLEYDLFTALREEVKVFIPKLQHLAKVISELDVLQSFATVSEEEQFVKPVLTTKREIFIKDGRHPVVEKVLNGKLYVPNDCIMPEKMDVFLITGPNMSGKSTYMRQLALVTVMSQIGCFVPATEAVLPVFDQIFTRIGAADDLISGQSTFMVEMLEAKNAIANASERSLILFDEIGRGTSTYDGMALAQAIIEHIHDQIGAKTLFSTHYHELTVLEESLEQLKNVHVSAIEENGKVVFLHKIQDGAADKSYGIHVAQLAELPDSLIARAKEVLAQLEGQEEIIIPKRVEVKVQEVIPEPAVVKEEQAEIQETKVETEEESQLSFFSAEQSSKKQDKSVLDQKEAAVLAQIKKIDLLDMTPLDAMNELYRLQKKLKKG from the coding sequence ATGACGCAATATACGCCTATGATACAGCAATACTTAAAGGTTAAGGCAGACTATCAAGATGCCTTTTTATTTTTCCGATTAGGTGATTTTTATGAAATGTTCTTTGAAGATGCGGTTAAAGCAGCTCATGAACTTGAAATTACATTAACAAGCCGAGATGGTGGTAGTAGTGAACGTATACCAATGTGTGGTGTACCACATCATGCAGCTAAAAATTATATTGAACAACTTGTTGAAAAAGGATATAAAGTAGCTGTTTGTGAGCAAGTGGAAGATCCAAAAACAGCTAAAGGTGTAGTACGTCGTGAAGTAGTACAACTAATTACACCAGGAACGATGATGGAAGGGCGTACAATAGACGAGAAGGAGAATAACTTCTTAGCAGCATTAACACATTTCGAAGATGGATCTTATGCGCTAGCTTGTAATGACTTAACGACTGGACAAAATACAGTGACGTTATTAACTGGTTCAGTAGAAGATATTTTATTAGAAGTTTATGCGACTGGTTCAAAAGAAATTGTTGTAGATTCTACATTTTCAAAAGATGAATTAAATAAATTAACTGAAACATTAAAAATGACGATTTCGTATGAAGATGCAACAGCTATTCCAGAAGGATTAGAACATCTTGTGAAAAATGTTTCACAAGCAAAATTAATTAAAGCAATTGGACGCTTATTTAACTATGTGATAAGAACACAAAAACGTTCGTTAGATCACTTGCAACCAGTAGAAATTTATTACACGAACCAATTTATGAAAATTGATGTGCATTCAAAACGCAATTTAGAGTTAACAGAGACTCTTCGTACGAAGGAAAAGACAGGCTCATTATTATGGCTATTAGACAAAACAAAAACGGCTATGGGTGGGCGTATGTTAAAACAGTGGATGGAACGTCCACTTATCCAGAAAGAAAAAGTTGAAGAGCGTTTAGAAATGGTTGAAACGTTTGTAAATGATTACTTTTTACGTGAAGATTTAAAAGAAAAGTTAAAAGAAGTATATGATTTAGAGCGTTTAGCAGGGAAAGTTGCATTTGGTAATGTAAATGCACGGGACTTATTACAGTTAAGACGTTCTTTACTGCAAGTACCAGCTATTTTAGAAGCGATTAGTCTTTTAGATAATGCTTATGCAGCAAGATTAATTCAAGGTGCGGATCCATGTGAGACCTTAACTGAATTACTAGGAAGAAGTATCCAAGAAAACCCACCGCTTTCTATTAAAGACGGAGATATAATTAAAGACGGTTATAATGACAAGCTTGATCAATATCGTTACGTTAGTAAAAACGGAAAAACGTGGATCGCTGAGCTTGAAAAACGAGAGCGTGATATTACAGGGGTTAAATCATTAAAAATTGGGTACAACCGTATTTTCGGCTACTACATTGAAGTGACGAAGGCGAATCTTGCAGCACTTCCAGAAGGGCGCTATGAGCGTAAACAAACACTTGCAAATGCAGAGCGTTTCATAACAGATGAACTAAAAGAAAAAGAAACATTAATCTTAGAAGCAGAAGAGAAAATTGTACAATTAGAATACGATTTATTTACAGCACTTCGCGAAGAAGTAAAAGTATTCATTCCGAAATTACAGCATTTAGCAAAAGTAATTAGTGAACTAGACGTACTGCAAAGCTTTGCGACAGTTAGTGAAGAAGAGCAGTTTGTAAAACCTGTATTAACAACTAAGCGCGAAATCTTTATTAAAGATGGTCGTCATCCTGTCGTTGAAAAAGTATTGAACGGGAAATTGTATGTACCGAATGATTGTATTATGCCGGAGAAGATGGATGTCTTTTTAATTACAGGACCGAACATGTCTGGTAAAAGTACGTATATGAGGCAATTAGCGCTTGTTACTGTTATGTCACAAATTGGTTGCTTTGTACCAGCGACAGAAGCAGTATTACCTGTCTTCGATCAAATCTTTACGAGAATTGGTGCAGCGGATGATTTAATATCAGGTCAAAGTACATTTATGGTCGAAATGTTAGAAGCGAAAAATGCAATTGCAAATGCATCAGAAAGAAGTTTAATTTTATTTGATGAAATTGGACGCGGTACATCTACGTATGACGGTATGGCACTTGCACAAGCAATCATTGAACATATTCATGACCAAATTGGTGCGAAAACGTTATTCTCTACACATTATCATGAATTGACAGTGTTAGAAGAAAGCTTAGAACAATTGAAAAATGTACATGTTTCCGCTATTGAAGAGAATGGAAAAGTAGTCTTCCTTCATAAAATTCAAGATGGAGCGGCTGATAAAAGTTACGGAATTCACGTTGCTCAACTTGCTGAGCTTCCAGATAGCTTAATCGCTCGCGCGAAAGAAGTGTTAGCACAACTAGAAGGACAGGAAGAAATTATTATTCCGAAGCGTGTAGAAGTAAAAGTACAAGAAGTTATTCCTGAACCTGCAGTTGTAAAAGAAGAACAAGCCGAAATACAAGAAACGAAAGTAGAGACTGAAGAAGAATCACAACTATCTTTCTTTAGTGCAGAACAGTCTTCGAAAAAGCAAGACAAGTCAGTGTTAGATCAAAAAGAAGCAGCAGTACTTGCGCAAATTAAAAAGATTGATTTACTCGATATGACGCCTTTAGACGCGATGAATGAACTGTATCGTTTACAAAAAAAGTTAAAGAAAGGATGA